TTACAGGGGAAATGTCGAAGATGCGGTGGAATATGCAGAAACAGGTGCAAAAGTATCAGTTCCTACTACCAGTTCAACTCTTTGCTGTGATCTTGAAAAACCTGAAATTACAGGTTGTCCGGCTCAACTTGTTGATTTACAGTCGCAGATTGAGCCGGCCCATCGAAAAATGGGAATTCTTGAAACCTTTACCTGTACGCCTCAACATCTTGGATTTATACCACCCTTCGGAAGTTATACTGCACTGGTCGAAAGCAGTGCCATTATTTATTACAACTCTGTTTTGGGGGTTCGAACCAATCGTGGAGGCTTGCTGACCCGTCATTCTGCCGTGTGTGGAAAATATCCGTTGATGGGTTATCTGCTGGATGAAAACAGGAAAGGAACGCATTGGTTTAAAGTGGAAATCAGCAGGGAGAGATTAACTTCTGAAGATTCATGGAGTGCTCTTGGTTTTTATATCGGGAAAATTGCCGGCAGCGGAGTGCCTGTTATTGAAGGGGTTAACACACATCAGCAGGAATTTCTGCTTGCATTGGGCGCTACATTGGCTACAGCCGGATCCGTTACTTTGTTTCATATTCCCGGAGTCACACCTGAAGCGAGGACAGTTGAAGAAGCTTTTCAGGGGCAACTCCCTGAACATAAATACATTATAAAAGACGAAGATTTGGACAGCGTTTATGCAACTTTGACAAATATTTCAGCCGGTGATCCTATTGACTTTGTTACCCTTGGCTGTCCGCATTATACCTTGCCGTTACTTCAGAAAGCTGCAGCTTTACTTGATGGAAAGAAAATAGCTCCTGGTGTCAGATTCTGGATTTGTACGAACCGTATGACCCGAAAGCAGGCTGAATATTCCGGTATTGTTGAAGTAATTGAAAAAAGCGGAGCAAAGGTGGTATGTGATACCTGCCCTGTGGAAAGTCATATGCGCCAAAGTACCTGCCGTGAATTTGGCATGAAAGTTCCAAATGTGGCAGCCATGGTTTGCAACAGCGGAAAGATGCTACGTTATGTCGGTGATTTGATTGGCTGTAAAACAGCATTAACTAATATGGAAAACTGCATTCGCTCTGCTGTTGAAGGAAAATTTGTAACAAAATAAGCTTATGAAAACGTATAAAGTAAGGAAGGTTGTCAGAGGCAACTGCCATGCTCCGGTTTTACTTTTTCCGGCATCCTTTTCCTTTTTGGGAGATGTTGACCTCGAAACTGCTGAGATTCTGGTAGATACGGGTAATTGTAAAGGAGAGAATTTAGCAGGAAAAATTTTTGTTTTTATGGAAACAAAAGGTTCGAGCGGAGGAGCTTTGGTACTTCAGACCCTTAAAAATATTGGCAAAGCCCCTGCTGCTCTGGTCAGCGTCCATGCTCCTGATTTTAACCTGGTGGAAGGTGCAATTCTGAACGAAATACCTTATGCTTCCGGGATTGATGCCGGTTTTTTTAATGATGTCAGCAATGGCAAAATGGCTGTATTGAATCTGGATGAAGAAAAGTTAACAATACAATAATGGCAAAATATGCGAAATGGATAGGCGGTGGACTTGGTTGGGCTTTCGGAGGCCCGATAGGAGCTATCATTGGCTTTGCACTGGGTTCTGCCATTGATAATCTGAAATATGAAGACAGCCGTTTTAAACGGCCAATGACCACTCCGGGCGACTTTGCAGCTTCGTTGCTGGTATTATCTGCTGCCGTCATGAAGGCCGATGGAAAAGTAATGCGTTCCGAACTTGACTATGTCAAACAATTTTACAAAAGCCAGTTTGGCGAATACCGGGCACGAAATTATATCCTTATGCTGAAGAATATTCTGGCTCAGTCTTTTTCAACCCATGATGTCTGTACACAGATTAAAGCCAATATGGATTACAGTTCAAGGGTGCATTTGCTTTATTATCTTTTCGGAATTGCTCAGGCCGACAGGGAAGTAGCTTACAGTGAGGTTAAGATCATTGGAGAGATAGCAGAACAATTATCCATTAAATCTGCTGATTTTGAGATGATTAAAGGCATGTACTACAAAGACCCTTCTGCAGCTTATGTGGTGCTTGGACTTGAACCTACAGCTACTGTACAGGAGATAAAAAAAGCATATCGTGAACTGGCTATGAAATACCACCCTGATAAAGTTCTTCATCTGGGCGAAGAATTTCAGAAGGCAGCCAATGAAAAGTTCAGAAAAATAAACGAAGCTTACGAGACTATTCAAAAGGAGAGAGGGTTTGTTTAAGCCATGATGACAGTTTTTTAATGCCTGGAATTTATAACTGCTGAAAGAATCCAGTCCATGATGCAGTCAGTAGGCATCGGAAACTCATCATCTGTTATACTATCTTGATATTGGAAAATGTATGGTTAGTCTTTGGGTTAATTTTTGATTTACGAGTTCCGGTTTCCGTTTTTCCGTATTCTGAATTCCGTATTTCAGCATTCCATGTCCCTCATCCCAAATGGTTCTTGCCTGATACTGACTGTCTGCTACCTGCTTTTAATATTTAGCTTATCTGACTTTCCTGACCTGTGAATTAATCTTCTTCTTCCGGTTTTTCTTCGAGTAAATCTTTTAAAGGAAGCATAAACGATTCGTCCCAGCCTTGTTTGATATTGTAGAGTGCTAATGGTGGTATATTTTCATGAATAAGTTCAAGTTCCGTTCCGTTTGGCGTTTCTCTCAGATTTATGGTAACTCTTGAATACTTTTCCCATGTTTCTTCTTTCCAATCCTGAACAATGCGATTAGGCTCAATAACAACATTCTTGCCGTTGATTGAGTCGTCCCATAGTGAAAATTTTCCTCCCGGGCGTGCATCCATAAAGGCAACACTGCCTGTCCATTTTTCAATAATGTCGGGGTTTGTCAAGGCCTCAAAAACTTCCTGTAAAGGTGCATTAAAATAGTAAATTTTCGAGAAAGATTTCATAAGACTTTATTTTTTAATGATAAACGATTTAGTTGAAATTAAATCATTTTCAGATAATTGTATAAAGTAAAGGCCATCAGGCCAGTTCGTTACGTTTATTTCAGTTTGTTTTTGGTTATGAGGAATGTTGACGATAGATTGAATGTTTTGTCCAAGAGAATTGTAAATAATAATCCTGTCGGGTCTGATTTTTCCGAAACTGACAAAAAGTATATTATCCACTGGATTGGGGTAAACAATAAAGCCGGATTCATTAGCTGGCTGAATGCTGCTTTCTGCCATTACATTTTTCGAAATACTGTCGTCTCCACAGCCATTTGAAGCTAACAAACTGACGTTGTAGTTCCCTGCTGCGGGGAAGATATGAACCGGTTGTTTTTCTTTTGAAAATGAGCCATCTCCGAAATTCCATTCAAATGATCTTCCGTTCTGGCTTTGATTGGTGAATTGAATTGTCAGGCCATGAATCTGATTGGCAACAAAGCCGGCTTTTGGTTTCAGGCTATCAATCCATGCTCCGGCAGGAACTCTGGCACTGTAACAAGGCTGTTTCATGATTTCCCAGTCATAAAAGAAATAATAATAACCTGCCTGAGAAGCCGTACTTCCGGTTATAGCAATCAGATTATCAATTTTATATGGGTATGCGGCATTGGTACTGTTTCGATACATATCAGCACCTGTGGTGGTCCCGAGCCGGTAGTCATTTCCTTTGGGAATTTTAAAATTCAGGTCAATTCTGCTTTCTCCTCCGGGAATATTGATGACAGCTTCCTGTAAAACCGTATTGTTTTTATCCCTGAGTTGAATGGTTCTGATTTTTTCACCGTTGGCATAAACTTTTACACTTTTCAGGGTAATGTCTTCATAGACATTGAATATCAATGCCTGATAACCGGTAAAGAAACCGCCATTTCCGAATGTGTTGTCAACCGGGCCGACATGGATGGGTTCTGAAGGATAATCAGCCATGACATAATAAATTTTCGAGCTGTTCAGATAGGGAGTTGTCAGGGTGTCGCCAGAAAAGAATGGTGAAGTATCCGTTTCATTGAGGTACCATCTCTGAATGCCATTGCTATATGCCCGCAGTTGCAGGGATGCAGGTCCGCAGGAAGTGGCCTCGAAAATTTCAGGAGCATCGGGACGTGTGATGACAATCAGGTCTTGTTTGACGATGCTGTCTTCTCCTACATGATTGATACACTTATGTTTAACTGAATATATTCCTGTTTTTTTATATTCGTGTTGAGGATGTTGGAGTGTACTGGTTTCTCCGTCTCCAAAATCCCAGAACCACTGGTTGGGTTGATTGAAACCTAAGGAAGTAAACTCAACCATTCCGGTACAGCTGCTGATAACTTTGTACTTGAAATCAGCACGTGGTGGCTGGGTGGAATCGGAACAATACCATTTTAATTCAAAACCGGAATAAGTCAGGTAAGGGTCGGTGGATTGGCGTATGGTAATGGCATTGCCGGAGGAAGTAATGATTCCGCCATTCGGGAGTGAGCTGCCTGTATATTTGCCTATCAATGGGGCGGTTTCATCTTTTCCGTCATAGATGTATAAAAAATCACAGCCGGTGGGACATTCTTCAAATTCAAACGAAAGGAATTCAAGAACAATATTGGAAGACCCGGGGACATAAATGGTAAAATACGATTCGAGATTGCCATTATAATTCCCTGAACCTCCGTCATCCAGCAGGGTTCCCCTGCAGACACTGGCTGTTTCACGCTTGCTGTTTGACGACATCTGGTATATGCACGGCAACTTATCGTCAGCAATGATGTAGGCTGTTTTAATGACAGTGTCGGTTTTACAGTTGCTGACAGCAATCAGCGTAACAGTATAAGAGCCAATATTTGTATAGGTATGAACAGGGTTGAGCTGATGACTGGTGTCGCCATCTCCGAAATCCCAGATATATTGCTGATGCGGATCGGAAGTGTTGGTAAATTCAACATTGAAAGGAACAGCACAGCTTGATGTTTTTGAGGCATAGAAATTTGCAGAGATACCGTCTCCGCCAATACCGACAGCATACCATGCTTTTAATACCTGTGTTACTTCATTTGAACATTCCCCGTAGAGGTCGGAAGCAGCACGGGCAGAATAATACCGGGCATCTTCATAGTCTGCTGAGGGTGGCAGATACACTGTCAGCGAACG
This portion of the Sphingobacteriales bacterium genome encodes:
- a CDS encoding DUF521 domain-containing protein, with the translated sequence MKLTKEEEDILSGKQGKAKAQALDFIIQLGEAFDAERLVDIVYCHYPAEMAIYRGNVEDAVEYAETGAKVSVPTTSSTLCCDLEKPEITGCPAQLVDLQSQIEPAHRKMGILETFTCTPQHLGFIPPFGSYTALVESSAIIYYNSVLGVRTNRGGLLTRHSAVCGKYPLMGYLLDENRKGTHWFKVEISRERLTSEDSWSALGFYIGKIAGSGVPVIEGVNTHQQEFLLALGATLATAGSVTLFHIPGVTPEARTVEEAFQGQLPEHKYIIKDEDLDSVYATLTNISAGDPIDFVTLGCPHYTLPLLQKAAALLDGKKIAPGVRFWICTNRMTRKQAEYSGIVEVIEKSGAKVVCDTCPVESHMRQSTCREFGMKVPNVAAMVCNSGKMLRYVGDLIGCKTALTNMENCIRSAVEGKFVTK
- a CDS encoding DUF126 domain-containing protein yields the protein MKTYKVRKVVRGNCHAPVLLFPASFSFLGDVDLETAEILVDTGNCKGENLAGKIFVFMETKGSSGGALVLQTLKNIGKAPAALVSVHAPDFNLVEGAILNEIPYASGIDAGFFNDVSNGKMAVLNLDEEKLTIQ
- a CDS encoding DnaJ domain-containing protein, with amino-acid sequence MAKYAKWIGGGLGWAFGGPIGAIIGFALGSAIDNLKYEDSRFKRPMTTPGDFAASLLVLSAAVMKADGKVMRSELDYVKQFYKSQFGEYRARNYILMLKNILAQSFSTHDVCTQIKANMDYSSRVHLLYYLFGIAQADREVAYSEVKIIGEIAEQLSIKSADFEMIKGMYYKDPSAAYVVLGLEPTATVQEIKKAYRELAMKYHPDKVLHLGEEFQKAANEKFRKINEAYETIQKERGFV
- a CDS encoding ATPase — protein: MKSFSKIYYFNAPLQEVFEALTNPDIIEKWTGSVAFMDARPGGKFSLWDDSINGKNVVIEPNRIVQDWKEETWEKYSRVTINLRETPNGTELELIHENIPPLALYNIKQGWDESFMLPLKDLLEEKPEEED
- a CDS encoding PKD domain-containing protein, whose amino-acid sequence is MNIKSFFAGIILAFILPATLFSQDISPVKSNQNLRYYSDSRIPAYLQPAEMIEKSNAIDWISNNYKITPGLGFRFISTDSDQLGWVHDKYQQIYQGIPLEFAVYQVHTKENKVVSFSGVAFDRIDIQNKVVLDEKEALNIALSYIDAESYMWEFPDEEAFLKAITEDINASYFPHAELVLINGKGNFKSGQLRYAYKFNIYAKEPVSRAEYYVDAENGNIIFINPLIHTTDEPGTAVTKYSGTQTITADKITADSFRLRESGRGKGIETYNMKKGTNYSAAVDFFDKDNYWNNVNADKDEIATDAHWGTEMTYDYYKIKHGRNSIDNKGYKLRSYVHYSVNYTNAFWNDQFMTYGDGNSSTQPFVAIDIIGHEITHGLTSNTADLVYASESGALNEGFSDIFGNMIELYAKPSEASWEMGEDIGYVIRDMSNPNSGGNPDTYEGLYWLNTKGCVPSQQNDQCGVHQNSTVNSYWFYLLANGGSGTNDKNNSFNVSGLGTDKAAAIAFRSLTVYLPPSADYEDARYYSARAASDLYGECSNEVTQVLKAWYAVGIGGDGISANFYASKTSSCAVPFNVEFTNTSDPHQQYIWDFGDGDTSHQLNPVHTYTNIGSYTVTLIAVSNCKTDTVIKTAYIIADDKLPCIYQMSSNSKRETASVCRGTLLDDGGSGNYNGNLESYFTIYVPGSSNIVLEFLSFEFEECPTGCDFLYIYDGKDETAPLIGKYTGSSLPNGGIITSSGNAITIRQSTDPYLTYSGFELKWYCSDSTQPPRADFKYKVISSCTGMVEFTSLGFNQPNQWFWDFGDGETSTLQHPQHEYKKTGIYSVKHKCINHVGEDSIVKQDLIVITRPDAPEIFEATSCGPASLQLRAYSNGIQRWYLNETDTSPFFSGDTLTTPYLNSSKIYYVMADYPSEPIHVGPVDNTFGNGGFFTGYQALIFNVYEDITLKSVKVYANGEKIRTIQLRDKNNTVLQEAVINIPGGESRIDLNFKIPKGNDYRLGTTTGADMYRNSTNAAYPYKIDNLIAITGSTASQAGYYYFFYDWEIMKQPCYSARVPAGAWIDSLKPKAGFVANQIHGLTIQFTNQSQNGRSFEWNFGDGSFSKEKQPVHIFPAAGNYNVSLLASNGCGDDSISKNVMAESSIQPANESGFIVYPNPVDNILFVSFGKIRPDRIIIYNSLGQNIQSIVNIPHNQKQTEINVTNWPDGLYFIQLSENDLISTKSFIIKK